TCCTAAAGCCGATTTGAAAATCTATCTCATAGCCGACGCTCACGTTCGTGCTGTGCGCCGTCAACGAGAACTTGCGGCACGTGGAATTGTCCAGTCGGTCGAAGAGGTTGAAGAAGCAATTGTCAAACGCGACAACCGGGATTCTACTCGCGAACACAGCCCGCTGAAAAAGGCTGAAAACGCAATCGAATTGGACACGACGCACCTAACAATCGGTGATCAGGTGGACAAAGTGTTGGGCTTAATCAAGAAAGTAACCGCTTCAGCGGACGGCAAGTAGATTTTGTGCGAGCGTTTTACGCGACAGTTGCATGGACGGCTCGAACACTTTTTCGGATATTGTACGGTGTTCGAGTAACTGGTCTTGAAAATCTCCCCAAATCGGGAAGTGTTCTGATCTGTTCCAATCATCGCTCGAATCTCGATCCGCCGATTCTCGGGTCGCACTTGGATCGCGAAGTGAGCTATTTTGCCAAAGCCGAGTTGTTCACGAGTCCGATTTTCGGTCCGTTCTTGCGCAAGCTGAATGCTTTTCCTGTCAAACGTGGTCAGATGGATAAAGCGGCGATGACCACGTGCCTGAAAGTCCTGAAATCGGACGGCGCATTGGTGTTTTTTCCCGAGGGCACGCGCGCACCTGCAAACGGTTACTTGTACCCAAAATTCGGAGTCGGTTGGGTGCTTTACAAGACGAGAGCGGATGTTGTGCCACTTTACGTTCATGGTACTGCCACAGGCAGGAAGTTCACCCTGAAGCGCCCGCAGATGGAAGTTGTCGTCGGCAAACCCGTCAGCGCAGAATCGATTATTCAAGACGCGTCCGACACTCGCGACGGTTACCAACAAGTGGCCGACAGAATTCTGAATCTGATACGCGATTTGTCTTTGAATACGACAATTGCGAAGATCACGGAACCGGGTCAGATCAGTGACCGCTCAATTATTGAAGACGAACGATTAAGATAGCCCGAAATCGCGGGCAGTAGTTGTTTCACCAAACCCCGTTACCCGGCGGGAATAAAGAACCGGGAGAAAAAAATGGAAGAAGTAACACAAACCCCTGCGGCCGAGGAAACCAAGTCCACTCCTTGGGTGGATGAAGTCCTGTTCAAGGGCCGCAAAGTCAAGCGCAGCGAACTCCCCGAAGAACAACAGAAACTGACGCAGGAAGCTCAGGACCTTGCCAATCTTTACGGCAAACTGGTCATGGAATTCCGCGAAGGCGAAATTGTTCAAGGCAAGATCGTATCGATCAGTGACAAAGAAATCTCGATCGATATCGGCTTCAAATCGGAAGGCGCTGTCGCGCGCGACGAATTCGCAAATCTTACGGACGTAAAAATCGGCGACGACGTCGAAGTCTTCCTCGATCGCGTCGAAGATCATTCGGGTCAGCTTTCGCTCTCGAAGCGCAAAGCCGACTTCATGAAGACGTGGGAGCGGATTCAGTCGATTTACGAGAAAGAAGAAATTACGACCGGCAACATCCAGCGCCGTATCAAGGGCGGATTCGTGGTCAACGTCATGGGAGTCGAGGCCTTTTTGCCCGGTTCGCAAATCGACGTACATCCGGTGCGTGACTTCGACGCATTGGTCGGTCAGGATATGGAATTCAGGATTGTCAAGCTCAACGACGCACGCAAGAACATCGTCGTGTCGCGCAAGGTAATCATCGAAGAGGGCTTGAAGGGTGTACGCGAGAAGATTCTCGCCGAACTTCAAGTGGGCGACGTCATGGAAGGAACCGCGAAGAACATCACCGACTTTGGTGTCTTCGTCGACCTCGGCGGCGTGGACGGACTCTTGCACATCACGGACCTTTCTTGGGGCCGGGTCAGCCATCCGTCAGAAGTTGTGCAGCTTGATCAAAAGCTCACGGTCAAGGTGCTTGACTACGACCGTGAACGCCAGCGTATTTCCGTCGGTTTGAAGCAGCTTCAGCCGCATCCGTGGGACGGAGTTGATGAACGCTATCCCGTCGGTGCCAAGGTCATGGGCAAGGTCGTGTCGATCGCTCGCTACGGCGCGTTCGTAGAACTCGAAAAAGGTCTCGAAGGCCTCGTGCACATTTCCGAGATGAGCTGGACGCAGCATATCAAGCATCCGTCCGCCATGCTTTCGGTCGGTGACGAAATCGAAGTGGTTATCCTGAACATTGACAAGGAAGGCCGCAAGATTTCCTTGGGTATGAAGCAGGTCGACGCCGATCCGTGGGAAAACCTCGAGCAGAAGTACGCACCGGGATCTCGCCACAATGGCAAAGTTCGTGACCTTGTTCCCTTCGGCGCGTTCGTCGAATTGGAAGATGGCATCGACGGACTGGTGCACATTTCCGATCTGTCGTGGACAAAACGAGTCCGCCACCCTGGTGAAATTCTCCAAAAGGGTGAAGAAGTCGAAATTGTTGTGCTCGGATTTGACCGCAATGAGCGCCGTATTGCCTTAGGTCTGAAGCAAGCGCAAGAAAATCCGTGGGACGAATTCGAAACGCTCTATTCCGTCGGATCGCAAGCGAACGGTAAGGTTGTACGCGTGATGGACAAGGGCGTGATCGTCGAATTGCCGCGCGAAGTCGAAGGCTTCGTGCCCGCAAGTCAGTTGAAGCGACTGACCAAAGGAGCGAAGCAATCCGTGAGCGTCGGAGACGAAATCATGCTTGAAGTGATTGAGTTCGACCGTGAGAATAAGAAGATCATTCTGGCCGCGCAGGCTCCTGATGGTGCCGAAGCGGAAGACGAACTCGATGCCGAAACCCGCGAACAGTATATCGTGGGCAGTGATACCGCTGATTCGTCGGACGATTCGTCAGACTCAACCGAACCGAACGACTCGACAGAGTCTGCATGATCCCAGAGAGTCCTCCGTCAAAAAAGCTCGTGCATGTCACGACGCTTGGCTGCAAACTAAATCAATATGACAGCGAGATGCTGTTGACGCAGTTGCGGTCGGAGGGGTTTTGTGAGACTGAAAGCGCACGTGACGCCGACCTGGTGGTCGTCAACACGTGTGCGGTGACAGAGACTGCGGAACGAAAGGGCCGCGCGGCTATCCGCGCGGCCCTTCGCCAAAACCCAAGTGCGAAGATTGCGGCGACGGGATGCTTGGCCGAGAGATCATCGGCTTCCCTTTTGAAATCGGGGGCTCACGTCGTATTCGGCAATCGGGAAAAGGAACAACTGGCAAAGATACTCGCGAGTAGCGAGTCTGTGCAGGTAGGTGGGATTAAGAATGAAGAACCGTGGACGGACAGCACAGTCGTCGACGGGTTGAGTGGCAGAACGAGAGCATTCCTAAAAATTCAGGACGGCTGCTCCCAGCATTGTACATACTGCATCGTGCCAAAACTGCGTGGGAAAGGCAGAAGTCTTTCCAAGGAGGAGGCAGTCACACGAGCAAAACAGCTCGTTGACAAGGGCTTTCAAGAAATCGTCGTTACCGGTGTCGCACTGGGTACGTACGGGTTCGACCGCGACGAAATGGACATTTTGCCTGACGTTGTCGCCGCAATTACCGGCGTTCAGGGTCTTCGGCGTCTTAGATTAGGGAGCGTGGAACCGTGGGCCGTCACCGAGCGTTTCCTTCATACAGTCGCCGAGTCCGACGTCATTTGTCCCCACTTGCATCTGCCATTTCAAAGTGCCTGTGACGAAGTCCTGCACAGAATGAACCGCCGGTACACCGTACGAGAATTGCGGGAAAAATTAGATCTCGCCTTCAAACTTCGGGACGATTGGGGAATTGGAGCAGACGTCATAGTTGGATTTCCGGGTGAAACGGACGCGCAGTTTCAAGAAACATTCGCTTTTCTCGAGTCGCATCCGATCTCCTACCTGCATGTTTTTCCATTCAGCAGTCGGCCGGGAACCGCAGCCACCAAAATGCAGGGATATGTGCCGCAGCACGAATCCACTCGCCGCGCGAATTCCCTGCGAGATCTTTCTCGAAAACTAAAATTGGATTTCAACCTGCGCCACGTTGGTCAGACAGTTGAAACGATCGCGGAAAACCGCGGGTCCGGTGATTTTACTTACGGACACGCGCGAAACTATGCCGATATAGCCGTGCACTCTAAGGAAATCGAGCCTGGCAGGATCGCGAATGTTTACGTCGATCACGCGGATGCAGACTTTTTGTATTGCAAACCGATTGGAAATTAAGAATGAGTTTACCGCAAGTTAATCGCGACCGTATGGTCGACCTCTTCTGCAAGCTCGTGTCAATCGACAGCCCATCAAAAAAAGAGGCTCCGGTCGCGGACTTTATTGAAAAACACCTTGCGCCGCTCGGTGTGAAGGTGTGGCGCGACGACGCCGGAGAAAAAATCGGCGGCAACTGTGGAAATCTGCACGTGCGCATGGATGCGCGCGGCTCTAAGTCGCCCGCAGTCTTGTTCTCGTCGCATATGGACACCGTAATGCCCGGCATTGGAGTTAAACCCAAAGTCGACGGCGATTTCATTCGTTCGGACGGCACGACTGTGCTGGGTGCCGATGACAAAGCCGGCGTCACTGCGATTCTGGAAATGCTGCAGTGCATTCACGAGAGCGATATGCCGCACGGACCGATTGAAGTTATTTTTGACGTCGCAGAAGAGATTGGCTTGATGGGCGCGAACGAAGTTGATCTGACGCAAGTCAAGGCCAAGTACGCGATCGTGCTTGACGGCGAAGACATGGATCAGATCATCTACAAGTCACCGAGTGCGAACCGCATGTTCTACGAGATCGAAGGCATCGCCGCCCACGCCGGAATGCGTCCCGAAAACGGCATCTCTGCGATTGAGGTGTTCTGCGAAGCGGTTTCCAACATGACGCTCGGTAGACTTGACAGCGAAACGACGGCAAATATCGGCACCATCGAAGCCGGTCGCGCGACGAATATCGTCTGCGAGCATCTGCAATCTCGCGCGGAAGCCCGCAGCCATTCCACTGAGAAGCTCGAAGCTCAAACTGCGGCGATGAGCAAGGCCTTTAAGGATGCGATTGCGAAATTTGAACGTGTCATAGACGGCAAGCCGCGCCGCGCCGTATTGAAAGAAACTGTCAACCGCGAATTCACTGCCATGAATATTCCACTGGATTCCCTTGTCTTCAAGGTGGTAAGTGAAGCCGGCGAACTGATCGGGCTGAAGATGAAACCCGAAGCGATCGGCGGCGGCACGAATGCGAACGTATACAATGCAAAGGGCCTCCCGGCAGTTGTAATCGGGTGCGGAATGAAGGAAGAGCACACGACAAGCGAACATCTCGCGATCAACGATCTTGTGATGGCGGCCAAACTGTGTCTTGCGATACTGCAAAAGAACCACGAACATTCGCTTGCCTGAAAGAACGCGGCATAACATGATTTCATATGGAACCGTAGCGGTTCCACTGTCCTCTGCCGGGCCATTGGCAGAGGGCTTTTTTCAAGGAGTATCGAACAAGAGAGATGACCAACATGAAGACGCACTTTCCGCGTATTGTCGGAATTGGCTTGACGTACGACGACGTCCTGTTGATCCCCGCGGCCTCCGAAATCCTTCCGTCCGAAGTAGATTTGTCGAGTAGGCTGACCACAAATATCAAATTGAAGATTCCTCTCGTGTCAGCGGCGATGGACACCGTATCGGAGTCTGAACTCTGCATCGCGCTTGCTCGTCAGGGAGGAATCGGTGCAATTCACAAGAATATGTCGGCTGAAGAGCAGGCCGCGGAGGTCGACCGGGTGAAACGCAGTGAGTCTGCGATCATTCACGAACCCTACACGCTTCCTCCGGTCGCCAAACTTGCTGATGCGCTTAGACTGAAACACGCCAAAGGCGTGAGCGGCATTCCGATCATTGAAGACGACGGAACGCTGATCGGCATCATCACTGACCGGGACATGCGTTTTGAGACAAATCAGGACACGCCAGTCACAAAACTGATGACCCCCAAAGAAAAGCTCATCACCGCACCGCTTGCGACGGATCTTAATAAGGCCGAGCAGATCCTCCAAGAACACAGGATAGAAAAGCTCTTGCTCGTAAATGAGAAAGGCGGGCTCGAGGGACTTGTCACAGTAAAAGACATACAGAAGCGCTCGCAGTTTCCCAATGCCTGCAAGGACAACGAAGGTCGTCTGCGCGTCGCGGCGGCCCTTGGAATCGGTGCCGACTCGGATGAACGCGCCGAGCTGCTGGTCAAGAGCGGAGTGGATGCGCTAGTCGTCGACTCTGCTCACGGTCACTCATCCAATGTCATCAAGGCCGTCGAGCGACTACGTGCAAAGCACCACAAAGTCGAAATCATCGCAGGCAATGTCGTCACGGCTGAAGGAGCCCGCGCCCTCGCACTGGCCGGTGCAAATGCGATTAAGGTCGGTGTCGGCCCGGGTTCTATTTGCACGACTCGCGTGGTAGCCGGAGTGGGCGTCCCGCAGATCACTGCTATTATGTGGGTGGTGGAGGCCTTGGCCGATCTCGACATCCCGGTAATCGCCGATGGAGGCATTCGTTACTCCGGCGATATCGCCAAAGCTCTTGGCGCGGGTGCCTCTGCTGTCATGATCGGGAGTTTGTTTGCAGGCACGGAGGAGGCCCCGGGCGAGACGATCTTGGTGGATGGCCGGAGCTACAAACTCTTCCGCGGCATGGGCTCGATAGGAGCCATGAAAAAAGGATCGGCGGACCGGTATTTCCAGTCCGCCGCCGCAGCAAGTAGTAAGTTTGTGCCTGAAGGAATCGAGGGTAAAGTACCGTATAAGGGAAAGTTATCAGATACGGTTTTTCAGCTGATGGGAGGAATTCGGGCTTCCATGGGCTATTGTGGAGCGAAGACTATCCACGACATGCAAACAAAAACGCGGTTCGTGGAGGCTACTGCAGCTGGATACACGGAAAGCCATCCGCATGATGTCTCCATCGTGCAGGAGTCGCCGAATTATTCCAGACCCAAGTAAGTCGAGATTTTGAGACAAAAAAAGAGCCGGTGAATATGCTGTGACCGGAGGGGGACGATGGTCACGAGCTCACCGGCTCGGCGGGGGGCGATGTAAGTATTAGGAATTTAGGCTATTAGCGTGGCGCGCGAGGCGGGCCTTACGACGGGCAGCCGTACGAGGATGCAAAATCCCTTTGGCGGCCATACGATCAATCGTCGTGTATGCACTACTTAGCTTATCCTGTGCCACAGCTTGATCGGACACTTGAAGTACTCGTTTTTCGGCTGTGCGGCAACGAGCACGATCCCGGCGATTCCTCTCCCGGGCTTTGGCGGCCGTCTTCATCCGCTTTTCGCAAGATTTGTGTTGTGGCATTCTGTCTAAAAAAACCTTATCTTCTTGTAATTCCTACCCCAAACGGGCAATCCCTGACAGACATGTCTGTAACTGTCCGCCTGAAGTGACGCAATATAAACAAGACTCAAAACAAAGTCAAGTGAATAGTTTCACGCTGTCGGATAGTGCCAAGCGAGCGCTAGAGGGTGCATCCAGAATCGCAGTCTTGACCGGGGCCGGAATTTCAGCCGAATCCGGGCTCGGCACCTTCCGGGGAAAAGAGGGAATTTGGAACAAGATGCGGCCCGAAGAGCTTGCCAGCATGGAAGGCTTCATGGCCAATCCTGAATTGGTCTGGGAATGGTATTCCTACCGCAGATCGCTGCTCTCGACGGCGAAACCAAATCCTGCCCATGTTGCGTTAGCAGAGTGGGGGGAGAGTTGCTCACAATTTACCTTGGTCACTCAAAACGTCGACGGTCTTCACCAACTTTCAGGCCAGAGCGAGGTCTTGGAACTCCATGGCAATATTCGCGTCGACCGTTGCTTGACTTGCGGCAATGAATCAGAGGACGATTTGCACGAACAATTCGAGGGGATTCCGTTTTGCTCATGCGGCGGGAAACTTCGCCCCGGAGTCGTATGGTTTGGCGAAATGCTGCCGGAGCGTACGTTGATGCGAGCTTTTGCCGCCGCCGAGTCTTGTGATCTGTTTCTCGTTATCGGAACTTCAGCGGTAGTCTATCCTGCCGCTGCTCTGCCAGAGGTTGCGGCCGATCACGGCGCGGCGACCATTGAAGTGAATTTGGAACCAACGCAATTCAGCGCGCGTGCCACGTGCACAATACTTTCTCAGGCATCGATAGCAGTGCCCGCGCTTCTTACATTCTGGAAGACAGCCAACTCTTCGTTAACGCACAAAGAATGACGAATCAGATAGGCATAGCGAAACGACTCTCTCTGATTGGCGTGTTTATAGTCGCGGCGATTGCTTTTAATAGCGGTTGTGCATATTACAACACGTTCTACAACATTAAGAGAGATTTCAAGGCGGCAGAAAAACAAACCGAGCGCGCGCAGCTTGGCCAACAAGCGGCCGCTCAGGGATCCGCGCAAAGTGGTCAACCCGCTGGTGCTGCGGGTGTTCCGTCGCAGCAGTATCAGGCAATTCTCCAGTCGTGCTCCAAACTCTTAGAGTACTATCCAAAGAGCCGCTGGATAGACGATGCCTTGATGATCATGGGAGTTTGCTACTATCGAACGGAAGAATTCGCGCGCGCAGAACGCAAGTTCACGGAATTACTTTCGATCTTCCCAAATAGCAAGCACACGCAAAATGCTATTGTTTGGAAGGCACGCTCCTTATTGGCACAGGAAGAATATGACGCCGCTGAGGACTTGTTGACCGCATCCGAAAGCCGTCTGAAATCGCCGGATGCTAAGGCTGCGGCGGGCCGGACATTGGCCGGTATCTATGACAAACGAGGACAGCCTGAAGAAGCGATAAAGTACCTCGAAGCGATCCGCTCAATATCATATGACCGGGACAACAAGGCGTCGGACTACCTCACGCTGGGGCGCTCGTATATCGCGCTTGACCGCGATGAAGATGCTTCAAGATCGCTTGAGCAATGTCTCCGGACAACGCGAAGCGCGGACGAGGCTTTCGCCTCACGCTCCCTTTTAGCCCGTATGGCGGCGGACGCAGGAGACTATCAATCAGCTCGCACATATTTGCGGCCGCTTCAAACAGACCGCCGTTTTCTCAATCGCGTCGGCGATGTTCAGATTGAACTTGCCAATGTAGAAGCGGTCGCGGGCGACCCCGTTCTGGCCATTCAAATGCTCGAGTACTACTGTTCGACGGCCAACCAAGGTGAGCCAAAAGCAAAAGCATACATGATGCAAGGCTACGTGGCACGCGACAGGCTCCGAGAGTTCGAAATCGCAAAAGCCAAATTCGACAGTGTTGCCGCAGCCGGAGCCTCCCGACCACTCGCTGACAGTGCGCAGGTACTCTCTGATGAACTCGCGAGGGGGCTTAGCGCACTCGAACGCATCCCGGCATTGCAAGACAGCCTGACGACTCTTTCAGAACTGGCTGCAATACCGGAGCACGAGGCCGAAAATCCAGCTGTTGCAGAAGTTGATTCCTCAGGGAACGCAGAACAAGCCAGTATGGAAGAAGACTCGGTCTCTGAGACCAGTGTTGCGAACGAGCCCGCGATGGCGGAAATGGAAGCCGATTCGACAACAACTGCTGCGCCGCTCGAAACTGCGTTATCCGAGATCATTCCGCTCGACAGTACAGTAGCCGAAAACCTAAGTGATTCAACTGTCAATGTCGACACGACATCCCAAAAGGCTCTGACCCCTGCTCAAATTATGGCGGACTCAATCATGCGAGCGATGGCCATTGAAGATTCTATTTTCAGATCAAGTTCTGAGTCAATGAGCGAAGCGAATGAAGGCGACTCCGAACTTGCGGACTCCGCGAACGTGGTCAATTCGCCTGCAAACGCGGATTCGTTGCCGGCGGTTCCTGCTGGACCGTCTCCGGAGGAACGGCGCGCGATGCAATTGGCTTCGCTTTCAAAGCGGTTAGTCAATGCTCATCTTGAGGCCGCGTCCTTTTATCAAGATGTTGCAAAAGATCCCGACAGCGCATTCATTCATATTCAGCAGGCCTCAGAGGTACCGGATTATTCGGCTGACCATTGGCGAGCCGTTGTTCAATACGGAATGATTCTGCAAGATCGTAATCCGGGCAGCACAGAGGCAAATGAACTATTAATGTCCGCCGCGACAAACGACGCTGTGCCTCGCGGAATTCAAAATGCGGCGCGTGACTTGGTCGGACTTCCACAAGTTGCCAAGGAAAAGACGGAGCAGGAAATCGCGCTTGAAGGCGCGGAGCGAATGCTGTTAAGCGGCAACCCAATCGACAGCGTTTTAGATCAATATGTGGAAGTTGCCGCGATGGACAGCCATTCGTTTGCAGGGAGTCAGGCCCTGCAGGCCATTGCCTATTTGCAAGAATATCAACTCACCGATTATTCGAACGCATTGGCGACGCATCAAGCGATTATTGAGTTGTTTCCTGACTCCCAGTTCGTAGCCATATCCAAGGCTAAAGTTAGTGAACCCGACACAACTTCGATCTTCCTGATGAGCGACAAAGAACTCGAAGGGTCCTTTCAGCCGGCAATGGACTTGCTCACTTCCGAGTCAGACTCGACCGGATGGCCGCCTGAAGAGTCTTCTCTATTAGGTAGACGATTCAGGTAGTGTCTAATCTCGCGTGGCGTCTGCTCATTGCAATGATCGGCATTCCCGCGCTGATCTTCTGCGTGGTCGTGGGAAACGCGTGGCTTACTGCGCTCATTGTCACGCTGCAAGTGCTTGCGCTCTGGGAGTGGAGCCGACTCGCGCGGGCCGCGCAGATTCCGTTTAAAGCGTGGCCGGTGCTTCCGCCGCTGATTGCCGTGAACATGTTTGTGTTCGCGCCGTATTGGCTTTGGACGGCGCCTGTTGCCATCTCGCTGGGCTTTTTCTGGATCGGAAGCGCGGTTTTCGATGGCGCGCGCCAACCTCTTCGCACGTTGGGCCACGGCGCGCTCTTTTTGTTGTACGCCGCGTTGCCCCTTGCCTTATGGGCACGCATCTGGGCCATGAGCGACCCGCTACGTTTCAGCGTCGCCGGAACTCTCTTCGTACTCTTTGCCGCCACGTGGTTGTGCGACTCCGCCGCGTATTTCGGCGGGCGCGCCCTGGGCCGGCACAAACTCTACGAGAAAGCCAGCCCCAACAAAACCGTCGAAGGCGCGTTTTTTGGCGTGCTTGGCGCGGCGTTGTTGTTGCCGTTGTTGCGCCTATTTGATCTTGCTGTGCCGACGCCTCTCGATTACATCGCGCTGCCCCTGATTGTCGGCGTCTTTGGCCAAAGCGGCGATCTCTTGGAGTCGCTCATCAAACGTGAATCTGGCGTCAAAGACAGTTCTCATCTCATTCCCGGACACGGCGGCGTGTTGGACCGTTTCGATTCCCTGCTTTTGTCCACACCATTCTATTTCGCCTACCTCTACCTGACCACGTTCCTCCACCTGTACCTGACCAAGTGACGAACACCGAAACCCACTCCCGCGCCGTGAACACACTCGTCTCCGTCAAGGAAGGAGCCAATCCGAAAGTTGTCGAGATGTTCGACCGCATCGCGGGCACCTACGACAAACTCAACCGCTTCTTCTCGATGGGCGTAGACCGCACATGGCGCAAGCAAGCCGTGCGTTCGCTGGTCTTGCAACCTGGCATGAGAGTGCTCGATTGCAGCGCAGGAACCGGCGACATGTCCTTCGAAGCGCACAAACAATGCGCCGGCGTTCATACGACGTTGTTCGATCCCTCCGCCAAAATGCTCGAGCTTGCTGAGACAAAAGCGCGCAATACCTCCATCACAAACTATGATCTATTGTGCGGCGCCGCTGAACAAATCTCGGCAGAAGATGCGTCATACGATCGATTCATGGTCGCCTTCGGCATTCGCAATTTCCACGATC
This region of Calditrichota bacterium genomic DNA includes:
- the ubiE gene encoding bifunctional demethylmenaquinone methyltransferase/2-methoxy-6-polyprenyl-1,4-benzoquinol methylase UbiE; the encoded protein is MNTLVSVKEGANPKVVEMFDRIAGTYDKLNRFFSMGVDRTWRKQAVRSLVLQPGMRVLDCSAGTGDMSFEAHKQCAGVHTTLFDPSAKMLELAETKARNTSITNYDLLCGAAEQISAEDASYDRFMVAFGIRNFHDLSGGLTELHRVLKPGGMGVILEFTPDRSKIIDKIFKFYMWWVMRPVGGAVSDDREAYKYLAETIQKFPSSDKLIEIFKQAGFSRVEAVPLSLGIATRFILTK